The Cloeon dipterum chromosome X, ieCloDipt1.1, whole genome shotgun sequence genome includes a window with the following:
- the bic gene encoding transcription factor BTF3 homolog 4, whose product MNEEKLRKMQNAVRIGGKGTPRRKKKVVHATAATDDKKLQSSLKKLSVNTIPGIEEVNMIKDDGSVIHFNNPKAQASLVANTFAITGHAEYKNISDLLPGILNQLGPDGLTQLKRIASSVASNPAAKAATDDSDDFVPELKANFDEASKAEVADSGK is encoded by the exons ATGAACGAGGAGAAGCTGAGGAAGATGCAGAATGCGGTTCGCATCGGGGGCAAAGGCACCCCGCGCCGCAAGAAGAAGGTGGTGcacgccaccgccgccaccgacGACAAAAAACTCCAGAGCTCTCTCAAGAAACTCTCg GTAAACACGATCCCAGGCATTGAGGAGGTGAACATGATTAAAGACGACGGATCGGTAATCCACTTCAACAATCCGAAGGCGCAGGCATCCCTGGTGGCCAACACTTTCGCCATCACCGGCCACGCCGAGTACAAAAACATCTCAGACCTGTTACCAGGAATCTTGAACCAGCTTGGCCCTGACGGCCTCACTCAGCTGAAGAGGATCGCCAGCAGCGTGGCCAGCAACCCTGCGGCCAAGGCGGCTACAGATGATTCAGACGACTTTGTGCCTGAGCTCAAGGCCAACTTTGATGAGGCCAGCAAGGCCGAAGTTGCTGACTCAGG aaaataa
- the LOC135945369 gene encoding uncharacterized protein LOC135945369 encodes MKFPAFLLLAACLATAANGHSHDTENPLLEVAKQLLENSLNKDGGQGAAALVQGLAGMFGQPKEGGQGAASLLGGLGNLLAATQGGGGGQADLLASLADVFAQQAGGGAEDNTVDGHEQEQPGFDWESMIGVASSFMAQQSGGNNQATEGLLTLLPLFMGGGQNGQPGGFEKIWSTVTHAWEHFRQSDVAASLWRQSGLSKVADRFMDQEGRFDVHRVFESMSNHQFRRTWIRSLTSFFAEWLAHIADPKSQSRYASIARNLIDGAMRSHGLATFDPTRPGHSLAALSNALLRRHFSSSMDTTPYVKPGVEYVWQLLQVGRTTSEGLGLAKIPPKQIEARMAEALNGEIIEPVLRVWRAYRFAHDNSKCGRYVLCQAAKEAREMPGVGLKPGVTKVASLVATWYLADDAHTSFWQLYAAANASKDCEDVFFKGCDEFLVVDKRATVKKYVHNEL; translated from the exons ATGAAGTTTCCTGCCTTTCTTCTCTTGGCCGCGTGCCTGGCCACGGCGGCCAACGGCCACAGCCACGACACCGAAAATCCATTACTCGAGGTGGCCAAGCAGCTGCTGGAGAACTCGCTGAACAAGGACGGCGGCCAGGGTGCGGCGGCCCTTGTGCAGGGCCTGGCCGGCATGTTCGGCCAGCCCAAGGAGGGCGGCCAGGGGGCGGCCAGTTTGCTCGGCGGCCTCGGCAACCTGCTGGCCGCCACCCagggcggcggaggcggccaGGCTGACCTGCTCGCGTCGCTGGCCGACGTCTTCGCCCAGCAAGCGGGCGGCGGCGCCGAAGACAACACCGTTGACGGCCACGAACAGGAGCAGCCGGGCTTCGACTGGGAGAGCATGATCGGCGTCGCCAGCTCCTTCATGGCCCAGCAGAGTGGAGGCAACAACCAGGCCACCGAGGGCCTCCTCACGCTGCTGCCTCTTTTCATGGGTGGTGGACAAAATGGACAGCcg GGTGGTTTCGAGAAAATCTGGTCGACTGTGACGCACGCGTGGGAGCACTTCCGGCAGTCGGATGTGGCTGCCAGTCTGTGGCGCCAGAGCGGCCTCTCCAAGGTGGCTGATCGCTTCATGGACCAGGAGGGCCGCTTCGACGTCCATCGTGTGTTTGAGTCGATGAGCAACCACCAGTTCCGCCGCACCTGGATCCGCAGCCTGACTTCCTTCTTCGCCGAATGGCTGGCGCACATCGCTGACCCCAAGTCGCAGTCCAGATACGCGTCCATCGCCAGAAATCTGATCGATGGTGCAATGAG GTCGCACGGTCTGGCCACATTCGACCCAACGCGTCCGGGCCACTCGCTGGCTGCGCTCTCGAACGCACTTTTGAGGCGACACTTCAGCTCGTCCATGGACACGACGCCGTACGTTAAGCCCGGCGTGGAGTACGTGTGGCAGTTGCTGCAGGTTGGCCGCACCACTTCGGAGGGACTTGGCCTGGCCAAAATCCCGCCCAAGCAGATCGAGGCGCGCATGGCCGAGGCCCTCAACGGCGAGATCATCGAGCCGGTGCTGCGCGTGTGGCGTGCTTACCGCTTCGCACACGACAACTCCAAGTGCGGCCGCTACGTGCTGTGCCAGGCGGCCAAGGAGGCCAGGGAGATGCCTGGTGTTGGATTGAAGCCAGGAGTCACCAAGGTCGCAAG CTTGGTCGCTACCTGGTATTTGGCTGACGACGCGCACACCTCTTTCTGGCAATTGTACGCCGCCGCCAACGCCAGCAAGGATTGTGAA GATGTTTTCTTCAAGGGTTGCGACGAGTTCTTGGTGGTTGACAAGAGGGCCACTGTGAAGAAGTACGTCCACAACGAACTTTAA
- the Ppt1 gene encoding palmitoyl-protein thioesterase 1, giving the protein MLFFRSLAFCCALWLTADWALANHPTPIVLWHGMGDSCCNPYSLGYFAKELKDDIPGVYVHSLRIGNNFAEDTENGFFMRVDKQVQKACMLIQKDPNLKAGYNAIGFSQGSQFLRAVAQRCPDPPMLNLVSLGGQHQGVYGFPHCLYPTHKWCDFVRRALNYLAYESVIQKLLVQAQYWHNPTKEEEYKHGSLFLADINNELVVNEEYKKNLLKLKNFVLVRFNNDTMVEPISTEWFGFYKPGQGLIELPLELTDLYKQDRLGLKQLKESGRLHFLQVNGDHLKFTREWFNKEITEKYLK; this is encoded by the exons ATGTTAttctttcgctcgctcgcgttttGTTGCGCGCTCTGGCTGACAGCCGACTGGGCCTTGGCTAACCATCCAACGCCGATAGTATTATGGCACGGAATGG GTGACAGCTGCTGCAACCCGTACAGCTTGGGATATTTTGCCAAAGAGTTGAAAGATGATATTCCAGGGGTGTACGTTCATTCGCTGagaattggaaataattttgctgag GACACGGAAAATGGCTTCTTCATGCGAGTGGATAAACAGGTGCAAAAAGCGTGCATGCTAATACAAAAGGACCCAAACCTGAAGGCTGGCTACAACGCCATTGGATTTTCACAGGGCTCCCAATTCTT GAGGGCCGTGGCGCAGCGTTGTCCTGATCCGCCGATGCTGAACCTGGTGTCGCTCGGCGGCCAGCACCAGGGCGTGTACGGATTTCCGCACTGTCTCTACCCTACCCACAAGTGGTGTGACTTTGTCAGACGAGCCCTCAACTACTTAGCCTACGAGAG tGTTATTCAGAAATTGCTTGTTCAAGCGCAATACTGGCACAATCCAACCAAGGAAGAAGAGTACAAGCATGGCAGTCTTTTCCTAGCAGATATCAACAACGAGCTG GTGGTTAATGAGGAGTACAAAAAGAATCTGCTGAAGCTGAAGAATTTCGTGCTGGTGAGATTCAACAATGACACAATGGTCGAGCCCATATCTACTGAGTGGTTCGGGTTTTACAAGCCAGGGCAAGGCCTCATTGAGTTGCCGCTTGAGTTAACTGATCTTTACAAACAG gaTCGCCTCGGCCTCAAGCAGTTGAAAGAGTCAGGAAGGCTACACTTCTTGCAGGTCAACGGtgatcatttgaaatttaccaGGGAGTGGTTCAACAAGGAGattactgaaaaatatttgaaatga